Proteins encoded together in one Gigantopelta aegis isolate Gae_Host chromosome 8, Gae_host_genome, whole genome shotgun sequence window:
- the LOC121379852 gene encoding prolyl 4-hydroxylase subunit alpha-1-like translates to MAKLVTSLHSLVAEDCYILGKYAYYSQDFYHTYLWMQAALGRELLEQNKTVARSEILDYCAYATSRQGNIRHALSLTKEWLLLDPNHERAKNNKLYYERMILDEERREGKRGDEEIPIKNERQVDDYRKSVEFTSYEALCRGEDIMAIKDEHRLKCRFETNNHPLLMIRPVKLEEVHLKPWIVLYHDFLSDAEIETIKTIALPRLNRATVNNVVTGQLETASYRVSKSAWLQSQEHIHIDRVVNRIEAATGLNMETAEELQVANYGLGGHYEPHFDFSRREEEGAFKSLGTGNRLATMLNYMSDVEAGGATVFPRIGVKLFPKKGVSAFWYNLYRNGQGIEKTRHAACPVLVGTKWVSTKWIHELGQEFRRKCSLNPDE, encoded by the exons ATGGCCAAGTTGGTGACGTCTCTTCACTCTTTGGTAGCTGAAGATTGCTACATACTTGGGAAATATGCCTACTACTCACAAGACTTCTACCACACGTATTTGTGGATGCAAGCCGCCCTTGGTAGAGAATTACTCGAGCAGAACAAAACTGTGGCTCGGTCAGAGATCCTCGATTACTGTGCATACGCCACGTCTAGG caAGGAAATATACGCCACGCACTGAGTCTAACAAAGGAATGGTTATTGTTAG ACCCTAATCATGAACGAGCGAAAAACAACAAGCTGTATTATGAACGAATGATCCTTGATGAAGAAAGGAGAGAAGGAAAACGCGGAGACGAAGAAATTCCCATCAAGAATGAGCGTCAGGTTGACGACTATCGGAAGTCAGTTGAATTCACGTCCTATGAGGCGCTGTGTCGGGGGGAGGATATCATG GCTATAAAAGATGAGCACCGGTTAAAATGCCGCTTTGAAACGAACAACCACCCACTCCTGATGATTCGGCCCGTCAAGCTGGAAGAAGTTCATCTCAAACCGTGGATAGTCCTGTATCATGATTTTCTCAGTGACGCCGAGAtagaaacaattaaaacaatagcATTGCCACGG ttgaATCGAGCGACCGTCAATAATGTTGTAACCGGACAACTAGAAACAGCCAGCTATAGAGTTAGTAAGAG TGCCTGGCTGCAGTCACAAGAACACATACACATTGACAGAGTGGTCAACAGAATCGAGGCTGCCACAGGCTTGAACATGGAAACAGCTGAGGAGCTTCAG GTTGCCAATTATGGACTAGGAGGTCATTATGAGCCACATTTTGATTTTTCAAGG AGAGAAGAGGAAGGTGCGTTTAAGTCACTTGGGACTGGAAACCGACTTGCGACTATGTTAAATTAT atgaGTGATGTAGAAGCAGGTGGAGCCACTGTTTTTCCAAGAATTGGAGTTAAACTGTTTCCAAAAAAG GGTGTTTCTGCGTTCTGGTacaacctgtatagaaacggGCAGGGAATTGAAAAGACCCGCCATGCTGCGTGTCCCGTGCTGGTCGGGACGAAGTGGGTTTCAACCAAGTGGATTCACGAACTCGGACAAGAATTCCGCAGAAAGTGTAGTTTAAACCCAGATGAataa